One part of the Patescibacteria group bacterium genome encodes these proteins:
- a CDS encoding magnesium transporter CorA family protein, producing the protein MYNYRRISEKIQEIILDNPKNPGSLRWLNISQAGKKEIAYLRKQYNFNLNHLRASIASIFSQRPMIFEEDDYVFLILHFPVFRGNRIVAAEIEFFIGHGYLITIHNGNIPSLDDFFSLCRKNPDSLLSYNFESSAILLYELLDKLIQNCYALLDKNSITINRLENLIFSNEPKKATQKILDLRRNVINIRRIMQNHKNILSRLTEMRSSLVPRAELKKCYDRLVDHSKRIWEMLDNQKEMIEVLGMTNQSLLDNQMTSIMKTLTIFSVIVFPLTLLAAIFSMRTEYMPIVSRHYDFWIIIGLMALIGVSMLFVFKRKRWL; encoded by the coding sequence ATGTATAATTATCGTCGGATTTCCGAGAAGATCCAGGAAATCATTTTAGATAATCCTAAAAACCCCGGCAGTCTACGCTGGCTGAATATTTCCCAGGCCGGGAAAAAGGAAATCGCCTACTTACGTAAGCAATATAATTTCAACCTTAACCATCTGCGGGCTTCAATCGCCTCGATTTTTTCCCAAAGGCCGATGATTTTTGAGGAAGATGATTATGTTTTTTTGATCCTCCATTTTCCAGTTTTTCGCGGCAACCGGATCGTTGCTGCTGAAATCGAATTCTTTATCGGTCACGGTTATCTGATTACCATCCATAACGGCAACATTCCTTCCCTAGATGATTTTTTCAGTCTCTGCCGCAAGAATCCTGATTCCCTTTTGTCATATAATTTCGAGTCTTCCGCCATCTTGTTATATGAATTATTAGACAAGCTCATCCAGAACTGTTACGCCTTATTGGACAAGAATAGCATTACGATTAATCGTTTAGAAAATTTAATATTTTCCAATGAACCCAAGAAGGCCACTCAGAAAATTCTAGATTTGCGTCGGAATGTTATCAATATCAGGCGGATAATGCAGAACCATAAGAATATTCTGAGCCGTTTGACTGAGATGAGAAGCAGCTTAGTTCCCCGGGCTGAACTTAAGAAATGCTATGATCGCTTAGTTGACCATTCCAAGCGCATCTGGGAGATGTTGGATAACCAGAAAGAAATGATTGAAGTTTTAGGTATGACCAACCAGTCATTATTAGATAACCAGATGACTAGCATCATGAAAACCCTGACTATTTTTTCCGTAATCGTCTTCCCTTTAACCTTATTGGCTGCCATTTTCAGCATGAGGACCGAGTATATGCCGATAGTCAGTCGGCATTATGATTTTTGGATAATTATTGGTTTAATGGCCCTTATTGGCGTAAGTATGCTTTTTGTGTTCAAAAGAAAGCGTTGGTTATAG
- the gltX gene encoding glutamate--tRNA ligase: MAKKIRLRFAPSPTGFLHIGNLRSALFGYLLAKSWKGKFILRIEDTDQKREVEGAIGKLLDILAWIGIKFDEGPGLGGDFGPYIQTQRLETYHELSKELIASGQAYRCFCSEERLTKMREDQQANKQAPRYDRLCRHLSAEEIDDKLKSGYKYVIRQKMPLEGEIKVYDELRGEITFSAADLDDQVLIKSDGVPTYQFANIVDDHLMEISHVTRGEEWLPSFPKNILLYQAFGWTPPKFIHLPLILNKGGGKLSKRQGDVFVEDYKNKGYLPEAITNFCALLGWHAKDDQELYVLKDLVKKFSLEGLGSSPAIFDLDKLNYFNAYYLRKKSLKELSEICLPFLLAAGVIETAGRSYKVVSDGRLITSPQLKKVIALAQERLVCGQDITELTLFIWQEISYPPDLLRWKSLDLATIKANLEELYQLLSVIEKKNWDKDYLETLIINYLKSHNKPNGDYLWPLRVSLSGAKNSPSPFEIAGALGKDLSLQRIVKGISLIK; encoded by the coding sequence ATGGCAAAAAAAATTAGGTTGCGTTTTGCACCTTCGCCAACCGGCTTCCTTCACATCGGAAACCTACGTTCCGCCCTTTTCGGCTACTTACTCGCCAAGAGCTGGAAGGGAAAATTCATATTACGCATCGAAGATACTGATCAAAAAAGGGAAGTCGAGGGCGCTATTGGTAAACTCTTGGATATCTTAGCTTGGATAGGCATCAAATTTGACGAAGGTCCAGGCTTGGGCGGCGACTTCGGCCCCTATATCCAAACCCAACGCTTAGAAACATACCATGAACTATCCAAAGAGCTTATCGCCAGCGGCCAAGCCTATCGCTGTTTCTGTAGCGAGGAACGCTTAACGAAGATGCGAGAGGACCAGCAAGCTAATAAGCAAGCGCCACGATATGACCGCCTGTGCCGCCATCTTAGTGCCGAAGAAATAGATGATAAGCTGAAAAGCGGATATAAATACGTTATCCGTCAAAAGATGCCTCTGGAGGGCGAAATTAAAGTATACGACGAATTACGTGGAGAAATAACTTTTTCCGCCGCTGATTTAGATGACCAGGTCTTGATCAAATCTGACGGCGTCCCGACTTATCAATTTGCCAATATCGTTGACGACCACCTGATGGAAATTTCCCACGTTACTAGAGGGGAAGAGTGGTTGCCCTCCTTCCCTAAGAATATCTTGCTCTACCAGGCTTTCGGCTGGACGCCGCCAAAATTTATCCATCTTCCCCTCATCCTCAATAAAGGCGGGGGCAAGTTAAGCAAAAGGCAGGGCGATGTCTTCGTGGAAGATTATAAGAATAAAGGCTATCTACCTGAAGCCATCACCAATTTTTGCGCTTTGCTCGGATGGCACGCTAAAGATGATCAGGAGTTATACGTCCTGAAAGATCTGGTTAAAAAATTCAGCCTCGAAGGCTTAGGGTCTAGCCCGGCCATCTTTGATTTAGATAAATTAAATTACTTTAACGCCTACTACTTAAGGAAGAAGAGCCTCAAGGAATTAAGTGAAATCTGCTTGCCCTTCCTTTTGGCGGCCGGGGTGATAGAAACGGCCGGGCGCAGTTATAAGGTAGTAAGCGATGGGCGCCTAATTACCAGTCCCCAGCTTAAAAAAGTAATTGCCTTAGCCCAAGAAAGATTAGTTTGCGGCCAAGATATAACCGAGCTCACCCTATTTATTTGGCAAGAGATTTCCTATCCTCCCGATCTTTTACGCTGGAAGAGTTTGGATCTGGCTACCATTAAAGCTAACCTGGAGGAGTTATACCAGCTTCTATCTGTCATTGAAAAGAAAAACTGGGACAAAGATTATTTAGAAACTCTCATAATTAATTACCTGAAAAGCCATAATAAGCCGAATGGAGATTATCTATGGCCCCTACGCGTCTCTTTGAGCGGAGCTAAAAACAGTCCCAGCCCATTTGAAATTGCCGGTGCTCTAGGCAAGGACTTAAGTTTGCAAAGGATAGTGAAGGGGATTAGTTTGATAAAATAG
- a CDS encoding glycosyltransferase family 4 protein, whose translation MKIAFIGQKGLPAKTGGVERHVEGLVSKLASAGHEVLVYGQKDYNQPNLVKDGRVKLINIPSLPLKNLEAIIRTFLSCLDLLRHRVDIIHVQSIGPGSLIPLLKILKPKTPVVFTFHCQDYHHQKWGRLARWYLKLGERLGNRYADRVITTSHELTAYTGATYHNDPIYIPNGVFIPDKLAAEEITARWGLNKGSYILWVGRLVRHKGVQYLLKAYQEIKTDKKLVIVGAGSYTDDYVQELYDLAKGNENIIFTGNQSGKTLNELFSNAYLLVQPSESEGLSLALLEAMSYGLACIVSDITANKEAVAEAGVTFRDKDYQDLRVKLEQLLKDESLVSELGNKALNRVKHEYSWDDISQNTLKIYHELLNK comes from the coding sequence ATGAAGATTGCTTTTATCGGACAAAAAGGCTTGCCAGCTAAGACTGGCGGGGTCGAAAGACACGTTGAGGGCTTAGTGAGTAAGCTCGCTTCGGCCGGACACGAAGTTTTGGTCTATGGCCAGAAGGATTATAACCAACCCAACTTGGTAAAAGATGGGCGGGTTAAATTAATCAATATTCCTTCCCTCCCCCTAAAGAACCTAGAAGCCATTATACGGACCTTCTTATCTTGTTTGGATCTGTTGCGGCACCGGGTTGATATCATTCATGTCCAGTCTATCGGTCCCGGCTCTCTTATTCCTCTTTTGAAAATCCTTAAACCTAAGACTCCGGTCGTTTTTACCTTCCATTGCCAGGATTACCACCATCAGAAATGGGGTCGCTTGGCTCGCTGGTATCTTAAACTAGGGGAAAGACTAGGTAATCGTTATGCTGATAGGGTGATTACTACTTCCCATGAATTAACCGCTTATACCGGGGCTACTTATCATAACGATCCGATATATATTCCGAATGGAGTCTTTATTCCTGATAAGTTAGCGGCCGAAGAAATTACGGCTCGCTGGGGATTGAATAAAGGTTCCTACATTTTATGGGTCGGCCGCTTAGTGCGCCATAAAGGTGTCCAATATCTCCTTAAAGCCTATCAAGAGATAAAAACCGATAAGAAGCTAGTCATCGTTGGCGCCGGTTCTTATACTGATGATTATGTTCAGGAACTTTATGATTTAGCCAAGGGCAATGAAAATATCATCTTTACCGGCAACCAATCTGGCAAAACCCTTAACGAGCTGTTTTCTAACGCTTATCTCTTAGTCCAGCCCTCTGAATCCGAAGGCTTGTCTTTAGCTTTACTTGAAGCGATGTCCTATGGCTTGGCGTGTATAGTCAGTGATATTACCGCCAATAAAGAAGCGGTGGCCGAAGCTGGCGTCACTTTTAGAGATAAGGATTATCAGGATTTAAGAGTTAAATTAGAACAGTTATTAAAAGACGAGTCTTTGGTTTCGGAATTAGGAAATAAAGCCCTTAACAGGGTCAAGCATGAATACAGCTGGGATGATATCAGTCAGAATACCCTTAAGATTTATCATGAGTTATTGAATAAATAA
- a CDS encoding tyrosine-type recombinase/integrase, whose protein sequence is MPNQLPLFDDFLLNLKVNNYSPETLYNYERDLEVFAEFLNENKIKFSNLSKRDILNYKALLTSVDRKTANSRLGQKRLNAYSINRMLSVIRTYFKYLIEMDYKAPLPPDVIKMIKTVKKKPQVAELDELVKLLEFPSRFEKNVLVASRNRAMLEVLFSTGLRISELVNLKLNAIDKEGKIFVLGKGKKERFVYLTPRAFKHLNEYIDKARGSSDSPFVFIPYRGLNNTEKNKKISTNYLQERIKKYRELLGINVPTSAHSLRHGFATYLAESGANPAAIQVLLGHESLDTTTRYVHASDLYARKIQQKFHPLKD, encoded by the coding sequence ATGCCCAATCAACTGCCCTTGTTTGATGATTTTCTCCTCAATCTCAAGGTCAACAACTATTCCCCGGAGACTTTATATAATTACGAACGCGACTTAGAAGTATTCGCGGAATTTTTAAATGAAAATAAAATTAAATTTTCTAATTTGAGTAAACGGGATATTTTAAACTATAAAGCCTTACTCACTTCGGTTGACCGCAAGACCGCTAATAGCCGTTTAGGCCAGAAACGCCTCAATGCCTACTCTATTAACCGCATGCTCTCTGTTATTAGGACCTACTTCAAATACCTGATTGAAATGGACTATAAAGCTCCCCTGCCCCCGGATGTGATAAAAATGATCAAGACTGTTAAGAAAAAACCGCAGGTTGCGGAATTAGATGAGTTGGTTAAACTTTTGGAATTTCCTTCACGTTTTGAAAAAAACGTTCTAGTAGCTTCTCGTAATCGAGCTATGCTAGAAGTCTTGTTTTCTACCGGTTTGAGAATTTCTGAGTTGGTGAATTTAAAATTGAACGCGATTGATAAAGAAGGTAAGATATTCGTCTTGGGCAAAGGCAAGAAAGAACGCTTTGTCTATCTCACCCCTAGAGCCTTTAAACACTTAAATGAGTATATTGATAAGGCGAGAGGTAGTTCCGATTCCCCTTTCGTTTTCATTCCCTATCGCGGTTTAAATAATACGGAAAAGAATAAAAAAATATCTACTAATTATTTACAGGAAAGGATAAAAAAATATCGTGAGCTCTTGGGCATTAATGTCCCCACCTCCGCTCACTCCCTAAGGCATGGCTTCGCTACTTATTTGGCCGAATCAGGCGCTAACCCGGCTGCTATCCAGGTTCTTTTGGGCCATGAGTCCTTAGATACTACGACCAGATATGTACACGCTTCTGATTTATATGCCAGGAAGATCCAACAGAAGTTTCATCCGCTAAAAGATTAA
- a CDS encoding WecB/TagA/CpsF family glycosyltransferase, which produces MNILGIEVSELSQEEVWKKIRSFLTDGRPHYIVTPNPEIILASHQDEEFFYILNQADLAPADGFGLKLAALTRGKALPRISGSDLSPKILELAAQKELRVAIINFKYGLSKKDDIETALKKKFPELKMIIIDTDKKSELSAEELHLINQFSPNILFTSLGAPYQEKIIWHSLAQIPSLNLALGVGGSFDFITGKIKRAPKLMRRLGLEWLFRLIKQPWRAQRIFKATFIFSTKVFFWRFVHPFMYRPNVACWLYRECSGTYEVLIVERREEKGHWQLPQGGTDGQSLQKAGARELEEELDTKKLIVRACYRNLYKYKMPSLIQKIYGYKGQSQGLCLAEFIGEDDDIKINFWDHQAWAWVKLDDLLERLHPVRRAGAKIFLSKFQEYLKQNNQ; this is translated from the coding sequence ATGAATATTTTAGGAATCGAGGTCTCAGAGCTGTCCCAGGAAGAAGTCTGGAAAAAAATCAGAAGCTTCTTAACAGATGGCCGACCGCACTACATCGTCACTCCTAACCCGGAAATAATTCTCGCCTCTCATCAAGATGAGGAGTTTTTTTATATCTTAAACCAAGCTGATCTAGCTCCGGCTGACGGCTTCGGTTTAAAACTCGCCGCCCTAACCAGAGGGAAGGCGCTGCCACGGATCAGCGGATCAGACCTGAGCCCGAAAATACTAGAATTAGCCGCCCAAAAAGAGTTAAGGGTGGCAATCATTAATTTCAAATACGGATTGTCTAAAAAAGACGACATAGAAACCGCTTTAAAGAAAAAATTCCCTGAGCTGAAGATGATAATTATAGATACTGACAAAAAATCAGAGTTAAGCGCCGAGGAACTACACTTGATAAATCAATTTTCTCCCAACATCCTGTTTACTAGCCTGGGTGCCCCCTACCAAGAAAAGATTATCTGGCACAGCCTAGCCCAGATTCCCAGCCTTAATCTGGCCTTAGGGGTTGGCGGCAGCTTTGATTTCATCACCGGTAAGATAAAGAGAGCGCCTAAGCTAATGAGACGCTTGGGCTTGGAATGGCTATTTAGACTAATCAAACAACCCTGGCGCGCGCAAAGGATATTTAAGGCAACTTTCATATTTTCCACCAAGGTATTTTTCTGGCGCTTCGTCCACCCTTTTATGTACCGTCCCAACGTCGCCTGCTGGTTATATCGTGAATGTAGCGGTACTTACGAAGTCCTAATAGTGGAAAGAAGGGAAGAAAAGGGTCACTGGCAGTTACCTCAAGGAGGAACCGACGGTCAGAGCCTGCAGAAAGCTGGAGCCAGAGAGCTAGAAGAAGAATTGGACACTAAAAAGCTAATCGTCCGGGCCTGCTATCGTAATCTCTATAAATACAAAATGCCCAGTTTGATCCAAAAAATATACGGCTACAAAGGCCAAAGCCAGGGCTTATGCCTAGCGGAATTTATCGGTGAAGACGATGATATCAAGATAAATTTTTGGGACCACCAGGCCTGGGCTTGGGTCAAGCTTGATGATTTATTAGAACGTCTACACCCAGTACGCCGCGCAGGGGCAAAAATATTCCTCAGTAAGTTCCAAGAATATCTAAAGCAAAATAATCAATAA
- a CDS encoding peptidoglycan DD-metalloendopeptidase family protein — protein MKKIVRVLILLLLIGSILPRAGFVLGQNGGDFNEEIDTLNQKIQAQKKQIETLQSKQRAYSALIAEKQKEKNSLNKQLSILEDSAAKLQLDIDGVNLEIDRNNLETKKIQLNIENTDRAISREKEHMARLLRLIYKQDQVSTLEILLLNDSLTEFLNQMKYLENTNEEIANSLETLQENKNELEINKQALLDKKKELDSLQADLQEKNGRLVAEKEDKEFILDQTRSSEKAYQNLLAQAKREQDQAASEILSLEKTVRDKLAKSQKNKLDNSDSSMAWPVAKSYVTATFHDPDYPFRNLLGEHSGVDIRAGQGSLVKAAASGYVARVKFNGTKSYAYIMIIHNDGLSTVYGHVSGVNVEADQYVEKGQIIGRSGGMPGSIGSGGFTSGPHLHFEVRKNGLPVDPLEYLP, from the coding sequence ATGAAAAAGATAGTCAGAGTTTTAATATTACTTCTTCTTATCGGCTCGATACTGCCTAGAGCCGGTTTTGTCTTAGGGCAGAATGGCGGCGATTTTAATGAAGAAATAGATACCTTAAATCAAAAAATCCAGGCTCAAAAGAAACAGATTGAAACGCTCCAATCTAAACAACGAGCCTATTCCGCCTTAATCGCTGAAAAACAGAAAGAGAAAAACAGCCTCAATAAGCAGTTATCAATCTTGGAAGATTCCGCCGCTAAATTACAACTGGATATTGACGGCGTTAATCTGGAAATAGATAGAAACAATTTAGAAACTAAGAAAATACAACTTAATATCGAAAATACCGACCGGGCCATCAGTCGAGAAAAAGAACATATGGCTCGACTGCTCAGGCTGATATACAAGCAAGACCAAGTCTCCACCTTGGAAATTCTTTTGCTTAACGATTCTTTAACTGAATTCCTTAACCAGATGAAATATCTGGAAAATACCAACGAAGAGATCGCTAATAGCTTAGAAACCTTGCAAGAAAATAAAAATGAATTAGAGATAAACAAGCAAGCCTTGCTTGATAAGAAAAAGGAGCTGGACAGTTTGCAGGCGGATCTACAAGAAAAAAATGGCCGCTTGGTAGCAGAAAAAGAAGACAAAGAATTTATCTTAGACCAAACCAGGTCTTCGGAAAAAGCCTATCAGAATCTCTTAGCCCAAGCGAAAAGGGAACAGGACCAAGCCGCTAGTGAAATTCTCAGCTTAGAAAAGACGGTTAGGGATAAATTAGCTAAAAGCCAAAAAAATAAATTAGACAATTCTGACTCTAGTATGGCTTGGCCGGTAGCTAAGAGCTACGTCACTGCCACCTTCCATGATCCTGATTATCCCTTCCGAAATCTTTTAGGTGAACATTCTGGAGTAGATATCAGAGCGGGCCAGGGCAGTTTGGTTAAAGCGGCCGCTTCAGGCTATGTCGCCCGAGTCAAATTCAATGGCACGAAGAGCTATGCCTATATCATGATCATCCATAATGATGGCCTATCAACTGTCTACGGCCACGTCTCCGGGGTAAATGTGGAAGCCGACCAATATGTGGAAAAGGGGCAGATCATAGGCCGTAGCGGTGGTATGCCTGGCTCGATCGGATCCGGCGGCTTCACCAGTGGACCCCATCTCCATTTTGAAGTCCGTAAAAACGGCTTGCCAGTTGACCCTCTAGAATACTTACCATAA
- a CDS encoding PKD domain-containing protein yields the protein MRKQINFLVGRIFVFLALVMLLPACMKDYDFSEPNVPNPDNGGFLLKSSSQSSADTTETGIAVPVIFYLENQSGVNFTVTWNFGDNSPYTTGTGISQVVHKYMAAGTYTLTVTIVPSSGSTVILTHTVLVGLNSSGMEFRCLKSVLVTSGPMVGAYNYTFGVRQAFFNPAWHVGDHSNWSQVTIANTDTMMISGEAWKIWHVVRYNGLEVQSYGDAAGNWANYPGSVYWHPTPPSGGVFHCYCYNGVVYTSQQGVNIPGLTGDSLTGVAPTVRLTVELNGTANTDDTLVVFLNNQSYFPGANPFVFYGYDSLPGNWSLRHQSLIPGSDWGFIKISINQIINSGGMYYFRAGGNYNSPSNYGNMSNSSFYQASLNCLYFQISLPLNNPGPKIYLVTMDGRKYCAT from the coding sequence ATGAGAAAACAGATCAATTTTTTGGTTGGCAGAATTTTTGTATTCCTGGCCTTAGTGATGTTGCTTCCGGCTTGCATGAAGGATTATGACTTCTCCGAGCCGAATGTCCCCAATCCTGACAACGGAGGTTTCCTCCTAAAATCAAGTTCCCAATCTTCAGCTGATACCACCGAAACCGGCATAGCCGTCCCGGTAATATTCTATCTAGAGAATCAAAGCGGCGTGAACTTCACGGTTACCTGGAATTTTGGTGACAATAGCCCCTATACCACTGGAACTGGCATTAGCCAGGTCGTCCATAAGTATATGGCCGCCGGTACTTACACCTTAACAGTTACCATCGTTCCCAGCAGCGGTTCCACTGTCATTTTAACCCACACCGTCCTAGTTGGTTTAAACAGCAGCGGCATGGAGTTTCGTTGTTTGAAATCAGTTTTAGTTACCAGTGGCCCTATGGTAGGCGCGTACAACTACACCTTCGGCGTGCGTCAGGCTTTCTTCAATCCCGCTTGGCATGTCGGTGATCACAGTAATTGGAGCCAGGTTACCATAGCTAATACTGATACCATGATGATTTCGGGTGAGGCCTGGAAAATTTGGCATGTTGTCAGATATAACGGGCTCGAAGTTCAGTCTTATGGCGATGCGGCTGGTAATTGGGCTAACTATCCTGGGAGCGTCTATTGGCACCCGACTCCACCATCCGGAGGTGTATTCCATTGTTATTGCTATAACGGTGTTGTTTATACCTCACAGCAAGGCGTTAATATTCCAGGCTTAACCGGAGATTCTTTAACTGGTGTAGCACCGACCGTACGTTTAACCGTTGAACTGAATGGAACCGCTAACACTGATGACACTTTGGTAGTTTTTTTGAACAACCAATCCTACTTCCCGGGTGCTAATCCTTTCGTATTCTATGGATATGATTCCCTGCCCGGAAATTGGAGTTTAAGACACCAGAGTCTTATTCCTGGGAGTGATTGGGGTTTTATCAAGATTTCTATTAACCAAATTATTAATTCCGGTGGTATGTACTATTTCCGGGCCGGGGGGAACTATAATTCCCCGAGTAATTATGGAAATATGAGTAATTCCAGTTTCTATCAAGCCAGTCTGAATTGCTTATACTTCCAGATTTCCCTCCCCCTTAACAATCCTGGTCCGAAAATTTACCTCGTAACCATGGATGGCCGTAAGTACTGCGCTACTTAG